Sequence from the Mesorhizobium sp. PAMC28654 genome:
GGCACGTGCGAGCACCGCGAAGGCATTTTCCTCGCCGAGACGGTCGAAGGCCGAAATCGTGTGGAGCATTTTTCCCGTCCGTGTGGTTCTTGCTGTTGGGTCGTGTTTTTGTGAGCCTTGGCCAGCAAATGTCAAACGGATTGGAGTTCTTGGTGTCTGAAAATCTCAAGGATTGGCAGCCGCGCCCTCGGCCCGAACGCAAGGCGCTGGACGGCCGTTATGTCCGGCTGGAGCCACTAAGCGCGGCAAGGCACGGCGACGGTCTGTATGAAGCGTCCTCGGTGTCCGATATCGGCGGCCGTTTCGCTTGGCTGCCCGACTATCCGCCGCAAACGCGGGCCGACTTCCAGCCCTGGCTGGACAAGGTGGAAGCCAGTGAGGACCCGCTGTTCTTCACCGTCATCGACAAGGCCAGCGGCAAGGTCGCGGGGCGCCAGACGCTGATGCGCATCGATCCGGCCTATGGCGTCATCGAGATCGGCAACATCTATTGGGGGCCGGTCATGTCGCGCAAGCCTGCGGCGACGGAAGCGCAGTTCCTGTTCATGAAGTACATCTTCGACGATCTCGGCTATCGC
This genomic interval carries:
- a CDS encoding GNAT family N-acetyltransferase, coding for MSENLKDWQPRPRPERKALDGRYVRLEPLSAARHGDGLYEASSVSDIGGRFAWLPDYPPQTRADFQPWLDKVEASEDPLFFTVIDKASGKVAGRQTLMRIDPAYGVIEIGNIYWGPVMSRKPAATEAQFLFMKYIFDDLGYRRYEWKCNNRNEPSKRAAERFGFKFEGIFRQHLIVKGENRDTAWYSIIDKEWPALRKAYEAWLDPANFDGDGQQKRRLEDFRAEFGA